Within Oreochromis aureus strain Israel breed Guangdong linkage group 19, ZZ_aureus, whole genome shotgun sequence, the genomic segment TTAATGCTACATCAACAATTGCTGATATAACAAAACATTATGTGATTATACTCCAAGGTTAAATCCATTCTCATGACATGTCTGGAGAGAGTGGCTGAATTTGGACAAATGCTACTCTTGAAAGGTACCCAGCGGCAGGATGTAGAACAGTTCCCTTGCTGCACTGCAAGGACACCGAAAAGTAAAACTACAGGACAGCAAAGAACAGATTGGTGTGCAAAAATAACCTGAGCAACACAAAACATGTCAATGAACAAGACAAGGTATCGTACATTGCACTGGATTAAATGTCAGACTTTAAAGGCACTTTAATTTCACATTAAtagcattaaaaacaaaccacTTGCTTGAGAATTATAATTTCAAATGTATTCTGTTAAAACATCTTCTAACTGATTAAAGAATAAACTTGACAAGATTTAAAAAGGTCACAGTGACATGACTGAAATGATCAAACTGTCCGTGAAAAAGAGGTATAAAAAATAGATTTGTTAAGTTGATCAACGTATAATTAACCAGTTACTGTAGGCAGTGTAATAATAACTAAACTAACTAAATAATGAACTTATAAGCCTGGCAACCTGTCGAGGGTGTGCGATGGATGGATGAGCTTGTCATTTTCTAAATACTTCCAAATGGTTTTATTTCGATCTCAGCCAGAATTTAGTGGCTGATATTTTACTTCATTTACACATACagtcacatacacatacacctCTTCTGATATTTGCTAGATACAGGCTAAATGCTCTGCTCCCAATATTGCACACTGTGTCCTCTCTGGGCATTTTCACAATTCTCTTTTCTCCACCAAAATCAGGTCATGCTGATAGCTTTTCTCTGCTTTTGGCCATATCAATCTGAGATGCCTTGCTTATGCATGGGTCTTAGCTCATCTTACTGCAAAAGTGATTAAGAGATAATTATATGCATGGGTTGCATAACAGACGAAGGCACAGTGGAAGCTGGAATCAAATAAAGTGTCATTTGATGAGGACTATTTCatgaaatatacattttttgctCTTCCTCGCTGTTTTTCTGCATGGGAATAAATGTTAGATAGCTTGTGGCTCCTCATCATGGTAGGTCATTCACTAGCACGTCTTGGTTGTGCAATGAGTGTCACAGACTTTTCCCAGCAGGATGTGTGTCATGCTGATCTGTTTATTATCCTGACTGGATCAGTGGTTTATCAGAGGAATGAGCTCATTGTCTCCACAGAGGTGTTTATGAGGCAGCCCACACAGTCCATAGATTATTGAGAAAAACCAGCAAAGCAGAAATATGAATATAAAGCTACTGAAGCTTGCTGGCTTTCTGTCATAGCTTCCCTGAGGCGGCTGTGGATTCATGTCCCAGCACCACAAACAGGTCAGGTTCTGTTTAACCAGTAGTAGCTTTAGTTTGGCTCTTTGTTGCAGAACAGTGATCTCACGCAGCACAGTGACTGACTCTGACTCTCCGTGGGAGTCTGGTTCACTTTGATCCTATCCCAGTGGTGCTCTTCAGTGGACAGGCTGGTGTCACACAGCATTATTTGTTTGACAAGGAAGGCACCTGCCtcttcaatatttatatcttccTAAAAATGGCAGGGAAGAACACGATTTAGAACATTGTGTATGCATCCGCCGGGTTAAGTGTTTGGCTGCGTGTGttaatattttaacatatttttatgaaCAGGTTATATGCAGTAGCTGCAGTGATAAAGTTCACACATGCAATAAAGCATACCCTCATGCAAGTCTAATGCAGAATCTCATGCAGAATGGAGTCTTGCAATATGAACATTTTTAGATATAAAATCTATTAAATTAGTCAAACAGAATCCAATCTGAGATACTAACTGAGATAATCAGTTAATGATCTGCTGAATATCCCAATGTTATTACTTCTAAACAGCCAACACTGACTGTTAATGAAGGCACATATTCCCCTGCTATGGTTGCACACACCTTAGCAGAAGTCTCAAACCAGCCCAGGAAGCTGTTGTCTTTACAAAAGCTGTCCAGAGAGGACACCAAGGCTCCATCCCTCCCCGTCAGGTCGCATTTGTTGGCCAGCAGGACAGCAGGGATCGGTTGGCCACTGTCAAGACGCACTTTGGTATCCAGGTCTTGCTTCCACTCAGAGGCAGCCTCCAGGGTGCTGCTGTTTGTAATGTCAAAGACCACTACTGCTCCCATCGCCTCTTTGTAGTACACTCTGGACATGTTCTTAACCCTCTCTTGGCCTTGAGggataataaaataatgtgtgtAATGGATCCTTTTGCTCAACTTCTAATAAAACCTGACTGCAAGTaggaatgtgttttttttccctcatggATAGGCAGCTATTATTTaagatttttcttctctttttgatcTGAATTATCATGTCAAATCAGACTGCAACCTAAATGTTATGTAAGAACTGAGCGACTACTGATAATTTTCTGAAATAAAATCGTATGTTTCCATGGACACTGGCTAGGATTAAATTTAGCTCTGAgtaaaaaatggataaaaaaaactgcagtttgacTTGCTACAGTTTCTAGGCACTAAAACATTCATCAACTTTAAACTGaaatttaactttaaaaatgtgtatAAAAGTTGTGTCAccaaaaaagaactaaactatAATttccacaggaaaaaaaaaggatttggaTGAATTAAAAAAGACTGTACATAATATTCCAAAATGCAATTTTGGAATATTATGTGCAAATAAAATGCTTTCCTCCGGAGttcttgtttatttaaaatacataaatacattttaggcAAATAAGTGTACTTTCTATCATTTTCTAATTGATAGTTTATTTAAATGTACACTCAGCTTCCACTTCATTAAGTACACCTTGCTACTGGATTTGTGACATTTGTGACTGGAAGCAGTCGTAAGAAGATGGGTTCACTGTGGATGTAAAGGGGTGGGCATGGTCAACAACAATCCTCTATAGGCTGTGGGGTTTAAACAATGGAACTAAGAGGCCCTAAATGTGCCAAAAAATAACCCACAGTAACCACAACCAGTCTGTACTGTTGATAAAAAGGCAGGATATAGCCGGGTTTCCAAATTCTGTACCTACCTTCCAAAGGTTGCTGCAAAAATCAAAATTCATCAGACCAGGAAATGTTTTTCCAATATTCTAATATCCAATTTTGGTGCGCCAGTGCAAACTGTAACTTCAGTGTTTTTACACagggtgtggtcttctgctgctaaaGCCCACCTGCTTCAAGGTTCGATGTATTGCACATTCAGAGATGCGCCTTTGAATATCTTGGTTGTAATAAgtagttatttgagttactgttgtccTCCTATTAGCTCAGAGGAGTCTGGCCTTTCTGCTGTCCTCTAGCATCAACAatgcattttcacccagaaaactgccactcactggatattttctcttttttggaccattctccGTAAACCCTATAGATGGTTTTTGGGGAAAAATCCCAGTAaaccagcagtttctgaaatactcagaccagcctatCTGGCACCAACACCCATACCACATTAAAAGTCACTTAAattcctaggacctggcgtccacatatgtggacatcacattttgggttatttagaccaaaatactcaattttgctctacaagggcctgatatccacttacgaggacattatactgctactgttctatcgaaattttaaacgaatatcctcatatatggctctcatttttcttagaaacaaaaatcaggtaaaaaaacccccccaaatctggtaattctttgtttttacattcatcgggtcgcaatatgcccaaataacaaagagaaattaaaaatgcatgccgtggaagagttcgggtcttaggaggtgaAATCCCCTTTCTTCCCAattctgatgctcggtttgaacttcagcagttCATCTTTACCATATACATGCCtgaatgcactgagttgctgccatgccAATTAGACATTATGTAGAACATGTATACCTAATgcagtggctggtgagtgtatcTCTGGTATACTCTATTCAAATACacattatatataaataaatgtatcaaGATATTACTTCACTACATTCAAAATGTTTACAgataaaagctttgcagaaacTTTTTAAATAGTGTTTTCACAGAAGTTTCGCAGTTTCTACAGAGTTTATAACAGATGCCATAAAATCCAGTATTTTTGTACAGGAATTTGCTTTATAGTTTTGAAACTCACCTCCAATATCCCAAAGCTGTAGTCTCACCACTGTCTTGGGATCCCATTCAATTGTCTTTAGGGCAAAGTCAACTCCAATGGATGCTTTGTATGTTTCATCAAAGCGTTTATTAACATAACGCATGACAACGCTGCTTTTCCCAACCCCCAGATCCCCAATgactaaaactttaaaaagctTCTCTGTAGATAATGTCACCGAAATTCTTCCCATGCTGCCGTCCACGAGCTGACAGGCATGGAGACAGATAAAATATTCTTTTCCTAATAATTGTGTAGAACTAGGTCACATTTAAACAgagttttaaagtaaaataacaaGTTGTAGAAATACACAACGCTCTGCGTTATTCCCTGTGTCACTACTTCCTACAGTGTCCCTGCTTTGAAATTCTTCCTTCAAACCAGAGCAATAAAAAGCTGACCTTTGATTTATAAATCGCTACTGCAGCAACCACACCAAGAGCACAGAGCCACCTAATGTTTCAACttgaaaaacatgaaagacaaaagcataaaaaatatttaatttactcAAATCAAACAAGTGCCCTTCAAAATTGTCGTCTACAGCAACTACCATTTTAAAACTGTAGATTTATTTTACACTCAATTTCATATAGCTTATATCGATGTATAACTAATGCAAATAGTAGCACTTTATTACACTATACAATTTCGATAGGAAGTTAAAGTCTCAATATTTAGGAAATGGATTGTTGTACACAACCAATCACACACAATATAAGCATACACAGCTACTCTCTTCTTTAATACTAACAATTCATATAGAATACCAAAATAAGATACACAATTCATACATTCACAATACAATAATCTATACAGTTCTGAAAGCGGATGTCTATTTATAAAACATACAAGTTTAAAACTGGTTCAAATTGCCTCTCAAGACCATATAAACAAGATAAAcgtacaaaagaaaaacaaacgtgGCACTTGAACTTGTCCTCTGCTACATTCAAGGTACAGTGCAATTGTTTGGCAGTACTGTATCCATCAGAGATTCACAATATAATATCTTTTTTTACAATAAAGTTGgcatttattaacattttacCCTGCACTTCAAGCTTAAGTAGATAGTTTTATAGTTCTGGGGGTGTAACTCTTCTTAGCTGTGAAGATGGATCCCACTTTTATGTCCGTATACTAGATACGAAGCTACTATGAGCAGCTAGAAACATATATGAGAGTGACATTGACCTACTTTTCTATTTCTTGCCAAGAAAGTGAATGcgggagtttaaaaaaaaaaaactcttgctTTAAACCTCTACTTTTCCCTGACAAAGGACACGACACGCAATGTGTcacacaaaataaatttccttaTTATTAAAGTGAATAATTTTATATTAGCTATGCTCATTAAGTTACCTTTAAAGTCAAAAAACTAATCAGACTGATACCTCATCTATATTTATCAAACAATAtttcataaatatatatacagttatttTTCTCTCTAAAAGCTTATATTAGAAATATACAGTATGCCTCACCCTTATCATGTAAAAGCTATTAGGAGTGAAAAATGACTCGACAGACCACAGGATCACTTTTTCCTTATGGATAATCATATACAACACATAAAAACTTATAGTACAAGTGTTAACATTTAGGGCGTGCCCTCACAGAGTTGAGGAGCTTTGCTTGTAGTCTCTGAGGATGACGGAGGCGTATGTGACATTGGGAGGTGTGCACAAAATCGACTCGGACACTGGCGAGTTGGGAAAGGGGCTCACTGGAGCACCGGTGCAATCACGGAAAGGCGAGGGGGGCATCAGAGCCAGAGAGTCCTCCGTTGCTAATTTGACCTCAACAAAGTCCTCCTCGTCATGAATCTGggagttgttgtacatgtagcCGTGGAGAAGGCCAAACTGCTCATTCTccatttcctcctcttcttcctcctctaaAGGGAAGACAGGTTCCTCATCAAATGGGTCAAGCTGCACAGGCAGGACAGGCTCCTGCTGGATGAGGTGAGCCTGATGGTACACTGGCATCCCACCACTGACAGCCTCAGGCATGCTTATCATATCACGGATCTCAGGCATGTCACTGTTGAACTTGCTCACCACCCCCTCCTCTTGCAGGCGGTCCATCACCACATGTTTGGGAGGGATAATGCTATTTTGCTGCAAAGGCTCGGGGGAATAGAGCTCCACTTCCTCGTGCACATCTTTTTTCAGCCCACTGGCAGGCATTTGCCCGTGGGCCACCATAGGGGGAGTGTCAGGGGAGTTATAATGGACGGGGTCACTCTCATCCTCCTCAGCCACATTGTACAAAGTCTTAGTGCTGAGGTCTGAGAATTCCAGGCCCGTGTTATGGTAGGTATTAGTTAAGGGTTTGATGACAGCCATCTGATTGGAACCTGCTTCCTGTCTCTTCACATGCACTGACAGTCTGTGCCACATATGATCCCCTTTTGGAGGATGTCTTGCACCTGGTTCAGACCATGACACAGACTTTCCATTAGaactatgaacaaaataaagacgGCTGTTACTTCATAGGAACCCAGAAAAGTGGAGACAGAAAGAGCATTTCTGCTTCATGTAAAAAACTaatgtcattatttttatttttattttaaatattgtcaGTATTACAGGGTATCTACAGGTTTTGAATATAACATCTCAAAAGAAATACCTTAAACGCTATTGGAGCCCTGGAGAAACCCTGCATTCTGGATTAGGGATCTAATTTGCCATCCCTTAGCACACAGAGAtgcttgttttaattttaataacagATCAAGGGCTGAACTGGCTGTGTGAATTGGGTACTGACCTATATCCGTCACAGTTTACAACAGGTGTCCCTGGGAAAGTGAATACAGTAAGACATCACGTTCCCTTTGAGAGGGAATTACAGTAAAACCAGCATCCCTGAGGTGCCTCAGGAGCAGGACTCGCAGACTCAATTAATGAACCTACCTGCCGTTTCCAgtgttctttttcctcttgAACATGTTCAACAGGCTATTGCTACGGCAAGCTATTTTGCCGTCGCCGACATGCATGCGCACCGCATCGGAGGTGGTGAACGCGCTGCGCACGTTCCTCTCAGGTTTGGCGATAATGATGTACATCTTTGGCGTGAACATGCACCCCAAAGCTACAGTCACGCTGAGGCTCACAGAGAAGGACGTAGTGATGATCTTGTAGTTGCTGCCAAAGTAGATTGGCACAAACGCCAGCCAGATTATACACGTGGTGTACATGGTGAAGGCAATATATTTGGCCTCATTGAAATTTGCAGGGACGTTGCGGGTCTTAAAGGCGTAATAGGTACAGCTCATGATCAACAGACCGTTGTAGCCCAGTGGAGCTACAACACCAAGGTTACTGGTGTTGCAGATCAGGAAGACTTCTCTGATGCTGGGGTAAGATTTGACGGGTTCAGGGGGCTCCATGATGATGAGGGTAATTTCCAGTGTGAGCTGGACACTTATCAGGATGAAGGCGATGACCACCTGAGCCCAAGCGCTCATGAACCTCGGCTTCCTCGTGCAAATCTTCTTCTTGCTGCCCGCCAGGATGCGAGCGATGCGATTGGTTTTGGTTACCAGGGCTGAGTAGCACATGGCAGCTGAGAGTCCGACAAGAAGTCTCTGGAGGTAGCAAGAGGCCACGGTGGGTCGGGCGATGAGAGTGAAAGGGCACAGATAGCCCAGGAAGATCCCTGCAAGGATGATGTAACAGAGCTCCCGGCTGGAGGATTTTACCACCGGTGTGTCGCGGTATAAGACAAAGATGAAGGTAACAAATGATGTTACCAGGATGCCCAGACAGGAGAAGACCACCTGGATAATGGACTCTGGATTTCTCCACTCCAGATAGCGCAGAGGGATCGGCTCACAGCCTGTAAAGGGGAAAAACACGGGTTATGAAAACACAGCCACAGTATACTAAAAGCTGGCCAACTCTATACATTTACATCTCTTTAGCACCAGCTCTGCGGATATATTCATGATTATCTAGAGAAACTTAGTTAAATAAAGGGTCATTTTCAATGAAAAGTCTAATATATTAAGGTTGTACTGTATGGACACATTAGAAATTAATAAAATCCATCTTTGCCTGAGAAAATACAGTAGGTCTCAAAGTAGGTTTTTAGTTCAACTATAAATAAGCCTCTTTCTACTCAGCCATGGCGAGGCTGGGCTGCAGCCAGCAGAGGAGGGGTGCTGGTGCACCAggacaaaataaataactgctTTTTCATGGATCCAAATAAGCTCGCCTTTCTGCCTCATGCTGAGAACACACTCTGAA encodes:
- the rab32b gene encoding ras-related protein Rab-32, whose translation is MGRISVTLSTEKLFKVLVIGDLGVGKSSVVMRYVNKRFDETYKASIGVDFALKTIEWDPKTVVRLQLWDIGGQERVKNMSRVYYKEAMGAVVVFDITNSSTLEAASEWKQDLDTKVRLDSGQPIPAVLLANKCDLTGRDGALVSSLDSFCKDNSFLGWFETSAKEDINIEEAGAFLVKQIMLCDTSLSTEEHHWDRIKVNQTPTESQSQSLCCVRSLFCNKEPN
- the grm1b gene encoding metabotropic glutamate receptor 1b, with the protein product MSNMIYLTVVSILYLPFLLFEAFGLSRGKYERSVVPSSASRLVARMDGDIIIGALFSVHHQPSAEKVAERKCGEVREQYGIQRVEAMFHTLDRINSDPNLLPNITLGCEIRDSCWHSSVALEQSIEFIRDSLISIRDESDGSRWCIEGVPSSQPPPTKKPIVGVIGPGSSSVAIQVQNLLQLFNIPQIAYSATSIDLSDKTLFKYFLRVVPSDTLQARALVDIVKRYNWTYVSAVHTEGNYGESGMEVFKELASQEGLCIAHSDKIYSNAGEKHFDRLLRKLRERLPKARVVVCFCEGMTVRGLLMAMRRLGVAGEFLLIGSDGWADRVEVVEGYEQEAVGGITVKLHSEEVSSFDDYFLRLKLSTNTRNPWFPEFWQYRFQCRLPGHPQENLNYARNCSGYESLEDNYVQDSKMGFVINAINAMAHGLHDMHSHLCPGHVGLCDAMKPVDGSHLLEFLLKTSFTGVSGEDIWFDENGDSPGRYEIMNFQHVETSVYDYINIGSWHEGILSIDDDMIQMNRSEMVRSVCSEPCSKGEIKVIRKGEVSCCWICTACKDNEYVQDEFTCKACDLGWWPDKELEGCEPIPLRYLEWRNPESIIQVVFSCLGILVTSFVTFIFVLYRDTPVVKSSSRELCYIILAGIFLGYLCPFTLIARPTVASCYLQRLLVGLSAAMCYSALVTKTNRIARILAGSKKKICTRKPRFMSAWAQVVIAFILISVQLTLEITLIIMEPPEPVKSYPSIREVFLICNTSNLGVVAPLGYNGLLIMSCTYYAFKTRNVPANFNEAKYIAFTMYTTCIIWLAFVPIYFGSNYKIITTSFSVSLSVTVALGCMFTPKMYIIIAKPERNVRSAFTTSDAVRMHVGDGKIACRSNSLLNMFKRKKNTGNGSSNGKSVSWSEPGARHPPKGDHMWHRLSVHVKRQEAGSNQMAVIKPLTNTYHNTGLEFSDLSTKTLYNVAEEDESDPVHYNSPDTPPMVAHGQMPASGLKKDVHEEVELYSPEPLQQNSIIPPKHVVMDRLQEEGVVSKFNSDMPEIRDMISMPEAVSGGMPVYHQAHLIQQEPVLPVQLDPFDEEPVFPLEEEEEEEMENEQFGLLHGYMYNNSQIHDEEDFVEVKLATEDSLALMPPSPFRDCTGAPVSPFPNSPVSESILCTPPNVTYASVILRDYKQSSSTL